The Echeneis naucrates chromosome 8, fEcheNa1.1, whole genome shotgun sequence genome has a window encoding:
- the LOC115046960 gene encoding xylosyltransferase 1-like: MIGNPCGRRLARHSRAALLLAALAVLLVQTLIVWNFSSLDSAAGDGGARSREKREDRAGGLHKADWEHPRRGLQKKGDPPPPLGKAAVRHKLQADIYHSHRPKEKVRLDSNNNENSVPKDFDSIDSNSNLGAQSQRQRGPVANSKHKLDKAQVQSMLGKSANEVLKFPPVQRGIGHNHNRTHVRKPHPQLPTISTLVQRSNQDPLLHQSKKLSRLEPRKEQQQCEISGKEAISALSRAKSRECRQQIAEVYCKHKERALMPEKVPRYCPVEGKVNVNVQWEDDPSTAAQLVPVRLAFVLVVHGRASRQFQRLFKAVYHTSHFYYVHVDQRSNYLHREVLSLASQYPNVRVTSWRMATIWGGASLLTMYLRSMEDLLKMSDWSWDFFINLSAADYPIRTNEQLVAFLSKYRNMNFIKSHGRDNSRFIRKQGLDRLFYECDTHMWRLGDRKIPEGIAVDGGSDWFLLNRRFVDYVVNSRDELVSSMKRFYAYTLLPAESFFHTVLENSAHCESMVDNNLRLTNWNRKLGCKCQYKHIVDWCGCSPNDFKPSDLPRFQQASRPTFFARKFEASVSQEIISQLDSYLFGAYPSGTPGLHAYWENLYEQETDGPASLSDSALSHYHAFTRMGLSRAAGSLQGHPNDNSCRYVSTSHPVSVHLYFLSDQFQGYLVRHVATNRASTQPESLETWVTPKDHFTLASPPHPTNRLQHVQVGSDWDPKERLFRNWGGLLGPEDEPVAVQRWSRGQSNLTATVVWIDPTNVIAATYDILVDASAEVTHYRPPLTAPLRPGLWTLRVLHHWSQLGQTSFIVAPVEFHRQQPIQQEDAQRLHGGPPGNSYMEQSFHGLNPVLRLPVNLAAVEEAEANAGLTAAPLRHWLDRLLEGHWSASDVCSTGPSACPVMQRCHLTVWSSASPDPKSEVTSPREDGRIR, translated from the exons ATGATCGGAAACCCGTGTGGCCGCCGGCTGGCCCGCCACTCCCGGGCCGCCCTGCTGCTGGCCGCCCTGGCcgtcctgctggtccagactcTCATCGTGTGGAACTTCAGCAGCCTGGACTCGGCTGCCGGGGACGGAGGAGCCAGGAGccgggagaagagagaggaccGAGCCGGGGGGCTCCACAAAGCCGACTGGGAGCACCCGAGGAGGGGGCTGCAGAAGAAGGGCGACCCGCCGCCGCCGCTCGGGAAGGCGGCCGTCCGGCACAAGCTGCAGGCG GATATCTACCATTCCCACCGCCCAAAAGAGAAAGTCCGCCtggacagcaacaacaatgagAATTCGGTGCCTAAAGACTTTGACTCCATAGACAGCAACAGCAACTTGGGTGCACAGTCCCAACGTCAACGAGGGCCGGTCGCAAACAGCAAACATAAGCTGGACAAGGCTCAAGTtcaaagcatgctgggaaaatcTGCCAATGAAGTGCTCAAGTTCCCTCCCGTCCAACGAGGCATCGGACACAACCACAATCGCACCCACGTCCGTAAACCCCACCCACAGTTACCCACCATCTCCACACTTGTCCAGCGGTCCAATCAGGACCCGTTGCTCCACCAGTCGAAGAAGTTGTCCCGTCTGGAGCCgaggaaggagcagcagcagtgtgagaTCAGCGGGAAAGAAGCCATTTCTGCTCTGTCCAGAGCCAAGAGCCGGGAGTGCCGGCAGCAGATAGCAGAGGTTTACTGTAAACACAAGGAGCGAGCGCTGATGCCCGAGAAAGTGCCTCGGTACTGCCCCGTAGAAG GTAAGGTGAACGTGAACGTCCAGTGGGAAGATGACCCGTCGACGGCTGCCCAGCTCGTGCCGGTGCGGCTCGCCTTCGTCCTGGTCGTCCATGGCCGAGCCTCGCGTCAGTTCCAGCGTCTCTTCAAAGCTGTTTACCACACCTCCCACTTCTACTACGTCCACGTGGACCAG AGGTCCAACTACCTCCACAGGGAGGTCCTGTCTCTGGCCAGTCAGTATCCAAACGTCCGGGTGACTTCCTGGCGGATGGCCACCATCTGGGGCGGAGCCAGCCTGTTGACCATGTACCTACGCAGCATGGAGGACCTTCTCAAGATGTCCGACTGGTCTTGGGACTTCTTCATCAACCTGAGTGCTGCTGACTACCCCATCAG GACCAATGAACAGCTGGTGGCCTTCCTGTCAAAGTACCGCAACATGAACTTTATCAAGTCTCACGGCAGAGACAACTCACG CTTCATCCGGAAACAGGGTCTGGACCGTCTCTTCTACGAGTGTGACACCCACATGTGGCGTCTCGGGGACCGCAAGATCCCAGAAGGCATTGCAGTGGACGGAGGCTCCGATTGGTTCCTGCTCAATCGGCGCTTTGTGGATTACGTGGTGAACTCCAGAGACGAGCTGGTCAGCAGCATGAAGCGCTTCTACGCCTACACCCTGCTGCCGGCCGAG TCTTTCTTCCACACCGTCTTGGAGAACAGCGCCCACTGTGAGTCCATGGTGGACAACAACCTGAGGCTCACCAACTGGAACCGCAAACTGGGCTGCAAATGCCAGTACAAGCACATCGTGGACTGGTGTGGCTGCTCGCCCAACGACTTCAAACCCTCAGACCTGCCGCGGTTCCAG CAAGCATCCAGACCGACCTTCTTCGCCAGGAAATTTGAGGCCAGCGTCAGTCAGGAGATCATCAGCCAGCTGGACTCGTACCTGTTTGGAGCGTACCCCTCAGGAACCCCGGGCCTCCACGCCTACTGGGAAAACCTGTACGAGCAGGAGACGGACGGACCCGCCAGCCTCTCAGACTCCGCCCTCAGCCACTATCATGCCTTCACTCGTATGGGGTTGTCCCGCGCTGCCGGCTCGCTGCAGGGCCACCCCAACGATAACAGCTGCAG GTACGTGTCCACGAGCCACCCGGTGTCCGTCCACCTCTACTTCCTGTCGGACCAGTTCCAGGGTTACCTTGTGCGTCATGTGGCCACGAACCGAGCCTCCACCCAGCCGGAGAGTTTGGAGACCTGGGTGACGCCCAAAGACCACTTCACCCTGgccagccccccccaccccaccaacAGGCTGCAGCACGTACAG GTGGGCTCAGACTGGGATCCAAAGGAGCGTCTCTTCAGGAACTGGGGGGGTCTGCTGGGCCCTGAGGACGAGCCGGTGGCGGTGCAGCGCTGGAGCCGAGGCCAGAGCAACCTGACGGCCACCGTGGTTTGGATTGACCCCACCAACGTCATCGCCGCCACGTACGACATCCTGGTGGACGCCTCCGCTGAAGTCACCCACTACCGGCCGCCGCTCACGGCGCCGCTGAGGCCCGGGCTGTGGACCCTGAGGGTCCTGCACCACTGGAGCCAGCTGGGCCAGACCAGCTTCATCGTGGCTCCGGTGGAGTTCCACCGGCAGCAGCCGATACAACAGG AGGACGCCCAGCGGCTGCACGGCGGTCCCCCTGGGAACTCCTACATGGAGCAGAGCTTCCACGGCCTCAACCCGGTGCTGCGGCTGCCCGTGAACCTGGCGGCCGTGGAGGAGGCAGAGGCCAACGCTGGCCTGACGGCGGCGCCGCTGCGTCACTGGCTGGACCGGCTGCTGGAAGGCCACTGGTCCGCCTCCGACGTCTGCTCCACGGGCCCCAGCGCCTGCCCCGTCATGCAGCGCTGCCACCTCACCGTCTGGAGCTCCGCCAGCCCCGACCCCAAATCTGAAGTGACCTCGCCCAGAGAGGACGGACGGATCAGGTAG
- the LOC115046970 gene encoding uncharacterized protein LOC115046970: MSRFQWAEDDFDVPRGAFQLSEPQPRDDKTYVMYHGTTSRNAQRIRTSGFQQSADGMLGPGVYLSRDLQKASRYPIDHPEYDRVVIKVTVKVGKVVVINRQGHPLQKTWHAHGYDTAWVPPNCGMVKSGLEENCIWDPRQIEIINFIKPLPPQPRDDKTYVMYHGTTSRNAQRIRTSGFQQSADGMLGPGVYLSRDLQKASRYPIDHPEYDRVVIKVTVKVGKVVVINRQGHPLQKTWHAHGYDTAWVPPNCGMVKSGLEENCIWDPRQIEIINFIKPLPVPPQCGAWGYQ, encoded by the exons ATGAGCCGTTTCCAGTGGGCAGAGGACGACTTTGATGTGCCACGTGGGGCATTTCAGCTCTCTGAGCCTCAGCCTCGTGATGATAAAACCTACGTCATGTACCACGGCACCACCAGCAGGAATGCTCAACGGATTCGGACCAGCGGTTTTCAGCAGTCTGCAGATGGGATGCTTGGGCCTGGAGTCTACCTGAGCAGAGACCTGCAGAAAGCAAGCCGCTATCCAATTGACCACCCTGAGTACGACAGGGTCGTCATCAAGGTCACTGTGAAAGTGGGGAAGGTGGTCGTCATCAATCGCCAGGGCCACCCGCTTCAGAAGACCTGGCATGCCCACGGATATGACACCGCCTGGGTGCCACCAAACTGTGGCATGGTGAAGAGCGGCCTGGAGGAGAATTGTATCTGGGATCCCAGACAAATCGAGatcattaatttcattaaacCGCTCCCT CCTCAGCCTCGTGATGATAAAACCTACGTCATGTACCACGGCACCACCAGCAGGAATGCTCAACGGATTCGGACCAGCGGTTTTCAGCAGTCTGCAGATGGGATGCTTGGGCCTGGAGTCTACCTGAGCAGAGACCTGCAGAAAGCAAGCCGCTATCCAATTGACCACCCTGAGTACGACAGGGTCGTCATCAAGGTCACTGTGAAAGTGGGGAAGGTGGTCGTCATCAATCGCCAGGGCCACCCGCTTCAGAAGACCTGGCATGCCCACGGATATGACACCGCCTGGGTGCCACCAAACTGTGGCATGGTGAAGAGCGGCCTGGAGGAGAATTGTATCTGGGATCCCAGACAAATCGAGatcattaatttcattaaacCGCTCCCTGTTCCACCTCAATGTGGTGCATGGGGCTACCAGTGA
- the LOC115046963 gene encoding zinc finger protein OZF-like gives MARIVSRIQLLRVQVNERLSAAAEEIFEAVRRTIEEEIRVLQVQVPKADPNPNDHSDEPPLALSVWDEDLPSDQRQQDLDCSSSRDQDDEKPPRTEKSQEEEQQELKEEHTIRIILTPLYGKNEQDQLRDPAPGTSAEQDQMKLEGDDGASSSTTDQDDSDEEWRGSVCSESDSCDAKATKKKRKVPRLPTAPTLHPRKKNKSRICCKVCGKDFHANVSLVNHMEAHPKDVCGICGERFETEESFSVHVKTHVKAEICSVCGKCFGTSSSLETHMRIHTGEKPFKCGECGKSFNCHHNMMRHIRIHTGEKPYPCTICGKCFNDYSTLKRHLQVHLYKKHADPSSTSANKNQSGDDSERKAKTLSQKKQQSQTVCEVCGKMFRSMVSLVNHAKSHATDVCGVCGTHFDSEEDLKLHLRTHRNGKVCEVCGKCFDSQGNLEKHMRIHTGEKPFLCNECGKSFNCRHNMTRHIRTHTGERPYLCNVCGRSFGDNSTLKQHSSMHTGEKPHRCGICGKGFHRKTYVKLHMKSHSTEK, from the exons ATGGCCCGCATCGTGTCCCGCATCCAGCTGCTGCGGGTCCAGGTCAACGAGCGGCTCAGCGCGGCCGCAGAGGAGATCTTCGAGGCGGTGAGGAGGACCATCGAGGAGGAGATCCGGGTTCTGCAGGTCCAGGTTCCTAAAGCGGACCCGAACCCGAACGATCACTCAG ACGAACCACCACTAGCTCTGTCAGTGTGGGACGAGGACCTGCCCTCCGATCAGCGGCAGCAGGATCTGGACTGCAGCTCCAGTCGGGACCAGGATGACGAGAAGCCTCCGCGGACCGAGAAGagccaggaggaggagcagcaggagctgaaggAAGAACACACCATCAGGATCATCTTAACGCCTCTATACGGGAAGAACGAGCAGGACCAGCTTCGGGATCCTGCACCGGGAACCTCAGCTGAGCAGGACCAGATGAAGCTCGAGGGCGATGACGGCGCGTCCTCCAGTACCACCGACCAAGACGACAGCGACGAGGAGTGGAGGGGCAGCGTGTGCTCTGAGAGTGACAGCTGCGACGCCAAagccacaaagaagaagaggaaggtaCCACGTCTGCCGACGGCCCCGACACTTCACCcgaggaagaaaaacaagtcaaGAATCTGCTGCAAAGTCTGCGGGAAAGACTTCCACGCCAATGTCTCGCTGGTCAATCACATGGAAGCTCACCCCAAGGACGTCTGCGGCATCTGCGGGGAACGCTTCGAGACCGAGGAGAGTTTCAGTGTCCACGTAAAGACACACGTCAAAGCTGAAATCTGCAGCGTCTGCGGGAAATGTTTCGGGACATCCAGCTCTTTGGAGACACACATGAGGATCCATACGGGAGAGAAACCATTTAAATGTGGTGAATGTGGGAAATCCTTCAACTGCCACCACAACATGATGCGACACATCAGGATACACACGGGGGAGAAACCGTATCCCTGCACCATCTGCGGCAAATGCTTCAACGACTACTCCACGTTGAAACGCCACCTGCAGGTTCATTTGTACAAGAAGCACGCTGACCCCAGCAGCACGTCTGCAAACAAGAATCAAAGTGGTGACGACAGCGAGAGGAAGGCAAAGACTTTGTCacaaaagaagcagcagagccAGACCGTTTGTGAAGTGTGTGGGAAAATGTTCCGCTCCATGGTTTCCCTGGTTAATCACGCCAAAAGTCACGCCACAGACGTCTGTGGTGTTTGTGGGACGCATTTTGATTCAGAGGAAGACTTAAAACTTCATCTGAGGACTCACAGGAACGGGAAGGTGTGTGAGGTTTGCGGGAAGTGCTTTGACAGTCAGGGAAACCTGGAGAAGCACATGAGGATCCACACGGGGGAGAAACCGTTCCTGTGCAACGAGTGTGGGAAGTCCTTCAACTGTCGCCACAACATGACACGACACATCAGGACGCACACAGGCGAGAGACCGTACCTGTGCAACGTCTGCGGCCGCAGTTTTGGCGATAACTCCACActgaagcagcacagcagcatgcaCACTGGGGAGAAACCACACCGCTGTGGAATCTGTGGGAAAGGTTTCCATCGAAAGACGTATGTGAAGCTTCACATGAAGAGCCACTCGACAGAGAAGTGA